Proteins from one Niallia circulans genomic window:
- the hemC gene encoding hydroxymethylbilane synthase → MRKIIVGSRRSKLAITQTTWVINQLKKLDPSYEFEIKEMVTKGDVVLDVTLSKVGGKGLFVKEIEQAMLDKEIDIAVHSMKDMPAVLPSGLIIGCIPQREDHRDALISKGHIPLKDLKEGAVIGTSSLRRGAQLLAVRPDLEIKWIRGNIDTRLKKLETEDYDAIILAAAGLARMGWTSDVVTEFLDPETCLPAVGQGALSIECREDDKEVLELLSKLSSEETTKTVFAERAFLNKMDGGCQVPIAGFAQMVSEQELTLTALVTSPDGKTVYKEVLTGTNPVELGEQAAELLTEQGAKKLIDSLKDENIIDA, encoded by the coding sequence ATGCGAAAAATTATTGTCGGTTCAAGACGAAGTAAATTAGCTATTACACAAACAACATGGGTTATTAATCAATTGAAAAAATTAGACCCATCCTATGAATTTGAAATTAAGGAAATGGTTACAAAGGGTGATGTTGTGTTAGATGTGACATTATCTAAGGTTGGCGGAAAAGGACTATTTGTGAAAGAGATTGAACAAGCGATGCTTGATAAGGAAATTGATATTGCTGTACACAGTATGAAGGACATGCCTGCTGTACTTCCATCAGGTTTGATTATCGGGTGTATTCCACAAAGGGAGGATCACCGTGATGCGTTAATCAGCAAGGGTCATATCCCATTGAAGGATTTAAAGGAAGGTGCTGTTATTGGGACAAGCAGTCTCAGACGCGGTGCACAGCTATTAGCAGTAAGACCTGATTTGGAAATTAAATGGATTCGTGGCAATATTGATACGAGATTAAAGAAGTTAGAAACAGAAGATTATGATGCAATAATTCTCGCTGCAGCAGGACTTGCAAGAATGGGCTGGACAAGTGATGTTGTTACAGAATTCCTAGATCCTGAAACTTGTTTGCCGGCAGTTGGTCAAGGGGCATTATCCATTGAGTGCAGAGAAGATGATAAGGAAGTACTGGAGTTATTAAGCAAGCTGTCGTCAGAGGAAACGACGAAGACTGTTTTTGCGGAAAGAGCCTTCTTAAACAAAATGGATGGCGGCTGCCAAGTTCCAATTGCAGGGTTTGCCCAAATGGTGAGTGAGCAAGAGCTTACGTTGACAGCACTTGTAACCTCCCCTGATGGCAAAACAGTTTATAAAGAGGTGCTAACAGGCACAAACCCAGTAGAGCTTGGTGAACAGGCTGCTGAACTGCTCACAGAGCAAGGAGCAAAGAAATTGATAGACAGCTTGAAAGATGAGAACATTATTGATGCATAA
- a CDS encoding uroporphyrinogen-III synthase yields the protein MHNPLQGKSILIPRARKQAAALSDRIKLLGGKPVEIPLLAFRSLPLTEKTKEKLLEGGFAWLLFTSSNGVNAFFQAWEFKAPEHLKIAVIGDKTAETLAHYGYNAVFIPSSFVAETFAEEFSQEVANQEEVLIVKGSLARNVLYSSLLEAGIAAEEAIIYETYFPEQSEALLVKALREQQLDVLLFTSSSTVEYFMDVVRTYKLQQSVKTCTIACIGPITKEKLNDYGINVDIYPDNFTVDSMLDRLVEFLQE from the coding sequence ATGCATAACCCACTGCAAGGAAAAAGCATTCTGATACCGCGGGCGAGGAAACAAGCAGCAGCCCTTTCTGACAGGATTAAGCTTTTAGGAGGAAAGCCTGTCGAAATTCCGCTGCTTGCCTTTCGCAGCCTGCCTTTGACTGAAAAAACCAAGGAAAAGCTTCTTGAAGGCGGATTTGCTTGGCTTTTGTTTACGAGCAGTAACGGAGTGAATGCTTTTTTTCAAGCTTGGGAGTTTAAAGCGCCAGAGCATCTTAAAATAGCTGTCATTGGGGACAAAACTGCTGAAACGTTGGCACACTATGGTTATAATGCAGTATTCATTCCATCTTCCTTTGTTGCCGAAACGTTTGCTGAAGAGTTTTCGCAGGAAGTGGCAAACCAGGAGGAAGTGCTTATAGTCAAGGGAAGCTTGGCGAGAAATGTACTGTACAGTTCGTTATTGGAAGCTGGAATTGCCGCAGAGGAAGCAATCATCTATGAAACCTATTTTCCTGAACAGAGCGAAGCACTGTTAGTCAAAGCGTTAAGAGAGCAGCAATTGGATGTGCTTCTGTTTACAAGCTCGTCTACAGTGGAATATTTTATGGATGTGGTTCGTACATATAAGCTTCAACAATCAGTTAAGACCTGTACAATCGCATGTATTGGGCCAATAACGAAGGAAAAGCTAAACGATTATGGTATAAATGTTGATATTTATCCCGACAATTTTACAGTAGATAGTATGCTGGATCGATTAGTTGAATTTTTACAAGAATAG
- the hemB gene encoding porphobilinogen synthase — translation MSLQFNRHRRLRQSASMRALVRETHVHVDDLIYPIFIAEGENIKREISSMPGIYNLSIDRLKEEMDEVQSLGIKSVLLFGIPLEKDECGTQAFHDHGIVQEGIRFIKKNYPEIVIIADTCLCEYTSHGHCGIVEDGRVLNDESLELLVKTAVSQAEAGADIIAPSNMMDGFVAAIRKGLDEAGYLDTPIMSYGVKYSSAFYGPFREAADSTPQFGDRKAYQMDPANRLEALREAESDAEEGADFMIVKPGMPYLDIVRDMKNTLKMPIVIYNVSGEYSMVKAAAQNGWIDEERIVMEMMVSMKRAGADLIMTYFAKDVARWLKEQ, via the coding sequence ATGTCATTACAATTTAACCGTCACCGCAGACTGCGTCAATCTGCTAGCATGAGAGCATTGGTAAGGGAAACACATGTGCATGTGGACGATTTGATTTATCCTATTTTCATTGCAGAAGGTGAGAACATTAAACGGGAAATCTCATCAATGCCTGGAATCTATAATCTGTCCATTGACCGTCTGAAGGAAGAAATGGACGAAGTACAAAGCCTTGGCATTAAATCAGTCCTATTATTCGGTATCCCTCTTGAAAAGGATGAATGCGGGACACAGGCATTTCATGATCACGGCATTGTCCAAGAAGGAATTCGCTTCATCAAAAAGAATTATCCGGAGATTGTCATTATTGCTGATACATGTCTTTGCGAATATACAAGCCATGGACATTGCGGTATCGTGGAGGACGGTCGTGTCTTAAATGACGAATCATTGGAATTACTTGTTAAAACAGCTGTAAGTCAAGCAGAAGCTGGTGCAGATATCATTGCTCCATCTAATATGATGGACGGCTTTGTTGCGGCTATCCGTAAAGGTCTTGATGAAGCAGGCTACTTAGATACACCAATTATGTCATACGGAGTGAAGTATTCTTCCGCATTTTACGGACCATTCCGTGAAGCAGCTGACAGCACACCGCAATTTGGAGACCGTAAAGCATATCAAATGGACCCTGCAAACCGTCTTGAAGCATTGCGAGAAGCAGAATCAGATGCAGAAGAAGGGGCAGACTTTATGATTGTCAAACCTGGTATGCCGTATTTGGATATTGTTCGTGATATGAAAAATACCTTGAAGATGCCAATCGTTATTTACAATGTGAGCGGGGAATACAGCATGGTAAAAGCTGCTGCACAAAATGGCTGGATTGATGAAGAGCGTATTGTAATGGAAATGATGGTCAGCATGAAACGTGCCGGAGCAGATTTGATTATGACTTACTTTGCGAAAGATGTTGCACGCTGGTTGAAAGAACAATAA
- the hemL gene encoding glutamate-1-semialdehyde 2,1-aminomutase, whose translation MRSYEKSEKAFKEAVELMPGGVNSPVRAFKSVKRNPVFMDSGKGSKIYDIDGNEYIDYVLSWGPLILGHANDQVVEAIKKVAEQGTSFGAPTLIENELARLVKERVPSIEIIRMVSSGTEATMSAIRLARGYTGRNKIIKFEGCYHGHGDSLLIKAGSGVATLGLPDSPGVPEGVAANTITVAYNDLESIKYAFENFGDDIAGIIVEPVAGNMGVVPPKDGFLQGLREITDQYGALLIFDEVMTGFRVDYGCAQGYFGITPDLTCLGKVIGGGLPVGAYGGKAEIMNQIAPSGPIYQAGTLSGNPLAMTAGFQTLSQLTPDSYQQFIQKADKLEAGLKAAAEKYEIPFTINRAGSMIGFFFTNEEVVDYDSAKTSNLDYFAAFYNEMLEQGVFLPPSQFEGLFLSTALSDDDIVHTIKAAEIAFSKLK comes from the coding sequence ATGCGTTCATATGAAAAGTCAGAAAAAGCATTTAAGGAAGCAGTTGAATTAATGCCAGGCGGGGTTAACAGCCCTGTTCGCGCCTTTAAATCAGTGAAGCGGAATCCGGTGTTTATGGATTCAGGCAAAGGCTCTAAAATTTACGATATTGATGGCAATGAATACATTGATTATGTACTTTCATGGGGTCCTCTTATTTTAGGACATGCCAATGATCAAGTTGTGGAAGCAATTAAAAAAGTCGCAGAACAAGGGACAAGCTTTGGTGCTCCGACTCTAATAGAAAACGAACTGGCAAGGCTTGTAAAAGAAAGAGTGCCAAGCATTGAGATTATTCGTATGGTATCCTCTGGAACAGAAGCTACGATGAGTGCAATCAGGCTTGCGAGAGGCTATACAGGCAGAAATAAAATTATTAAGTTTGAAGGCTGCTACCACGGCCATGGTGATTCTCTGTTGATTAAAGCAGGTTCAGGTGTTGCAACACTTGGCTTGCCAGATAGCCCAGGCGTTCCAGAAGGAGTTGCTGCCAACACTATCACGGTTGCCTATAATGATCTTGAAAGCATTAAATATGCTTTCGAAAACTTTGGTGATGATATTGCTGGAATCATCGTTGAGCCAGTTGCTGGCAATATGGGTGTTGTACCACCTAAAGATGGCTTCCTGCAAGGGCTGCGTGAGATTACAGACCAATACGGAGCATTGCTTATCTTTGATGAGGTTATGACAGGCTTCCGCGTTGATTATGGCTGTGCACAAGGCTATTTCGGCATTACTCCTGATCTTACATGTCTTGGCAAGGTAATTGGCGGAGGACTTCCAGTCGGCGCATATGGCGGAAAAGCTGAGATCATGAATCAAATTGCTCCAAGTGGACCAATTTATCAAGCAGGAACATTATCAGGTAATCCGTTAGCGATGACAGCGGGCTTTCAGACATTGTCTCAACTGACACCTGATAGCTATCAGCAATTTATTCAAAAAGCAGACAAGCTTGAAGCAGGCTTAAAAGCAGCGGCTGAAAAATATGAGATTCCATTCACTATTAACAGAGCAGGCTCTATGATTGGCTTCTTCTTCACAAATGAAGAGGTTGTTGATTATGACAGTGCGAAAACCTCTAACCTGGACTATTTCGCTGCCTTTTATAATGAAATGCTAGAGCAAGGTGTGTTCTTGCCGCCATCCCAGTTTGAAGGCTTGTTCTTATCAACTGCTTTAAGTGATGATGATATTGTACATACAATTAAAGCAGCAGAAATCGCTTTTTCAAAATTAAAATAA
- a CDS encoding LysM peptidoglycan-binding domain-containing protein: MSQENSSILRFSLEESVWFQKGQEVDDLLSISLDPNITIQENDQYITIQGSLELTGEYNRTQNIQSEEEEFKAPKLVHSVLEREEGVYEFLHHFPIDITIPFSRVQSVDDIEVEIETFDYVFPERSCLNLTAELSIAGLTNEEQVSVEEDNDDQWPAFYSERDEEAERADVTNTQSVYEFVEQEDELEALTRGYGHRQPDEEEEIEITASSSTEEVSFGDPDEEIEAASYRETTDEEAERVEIEVQPFQRISPLMEEDERVSADSGLEEYEPFELEVRKAPPEKEDDWEEDDISQVPLFTEADVQEEPPPFQAAPVADTRQELKVSLFRAEEETFPAEDVFDKPVPESSELKLDESTAEYAEKEESSSENDHGTKKKKGLFAKKKSLTFTEFFARKEEETHTKVKVCIVQQGDTIEKLSERYNVNVHTLLKENHLEVNQDVAEGQVLYIPIKLAEK; encoded by the coding sequence TTGTCTCAAGAAAATTCGTCTATTTTACGGTTTTCATTGGAAGAGTCAGTTTGGTTTCAAAAAGGACAGGAAGTAGATGATCTGCTTTCCATTTCACTGGACCCGAATATAACCATCCAAGAAAACGATCAGTATATTACCATTCAAGGTTCATTAGAATTGACAGGTGAATACAATCGCACACAAAACATCCAGTCTGAAGAAGAGGAATTTAAGGCTCCGAAACTAGTTCATTCTGTTTTGGAAAGGGAAGAAGGGGTTTATGAGTTTCTACATCATTTCCCTATCGATATTACCATTCCGTTCTCACGCGTCCAAAGCGTCGATGATATCGAGGTGGAAATTGAAACATTTGATTATGTATTTCCAGAAAGAAGCTGCTTGAATCTTACTGCTGAATTATCGATTGCAGGCTTAACAAACGAAGAGCAAGTAAGTGTTGAAGAAGATAATGATGACCAATGGCCTGCATTTTATTCTGAAAGGGATGAAGAAGCGGAACGGGCAGATGTAACTAATACTCAATCGGTATATGAGTTTGTTGAACAAGAAGATGAGCTTGAGGCGTTAACGCGAGGCTATGGTCACAGGCAGCCAGATGAAGAGGAAGAAATAGAGATTACGGCTAGTTCTAGCACGGAGGAAGTGTCTTTTGGAGATCCAGACGAAGAAATAGAGGCAGCTTCATACAGAGAAACAACAGATGAAGAGGCTGAGCGTGTTGAAATTGAGGTGCAGCCATTTCAAAGAATCAGCCCATTGATGGAGGAAGACGAGCGAGTTTCTGCTGATTCAGGGTTAGAAGAGTATGAGCCGTTCGAATTAGAAGTGCGTAAAGCACCTCCTGAAAAAGAAGATGACTGGGAAGAGGATGACATTTCACAGGTGCCGTTGTTTACAGAAGCAGATGTACAGGAGGAGCCGCCTCCATTTCAGGCTGCACCTGTTGCGGACACCAGGCAGGAATTGAAGGTTTCCTTATTCAGAGCAGAGGAAGAAACGTTCCCGGCAGAGGATGTTTTTGATAAGCCAGTCCCGGAATCCTCTGAGCTTAAGCTCGATGAATCAACAGCAGAATATGCAGAAAAGGAAGAATCTTCCTCGGAGAATGACCATGGGACGAAGAAGAAAAAAGGCCTTTTTGCTAAAAAGAAATCATTAACCTTCACTGAATTTTTTGCCCGAAAAGAAGAAGAAACACATACGAAGGTTAAGGTTTGCATCGTTCAGCAGGGAGATACGATTGAGAAATTAAGTGAACGCTATAATGTCAATGTTCACACACTGTTGAAGGAAAACCATTTGGAAGTCAATCAGGATGTTGCAGAAGGGCAAGTGCTATATATTCCTATTAAATTGGCAGAAAAATAA
- the ysxE gene encoding spore coat protein YsxE, with protein MSEKNTIKKYTPILEPYGVEPNFVEEFGRIVKIYCSKGTFALKSIDPHKGSDFIRHVRTLYQKGYNRIVPIYPTVDGRYAVLHDHKLYYLMPWLPNEDRESYFKKHQQMFRELARLHILSSKEVKVEKEDREEHYENTLLELEKEQEFLDGYIEECENTEYMSPFQWMFCMYYHDVRQALKYSETKLKEWYEETKDDEKARVSIIHGKISPEHFLYDEKGYGYFTNFENAKFGSPSHDLLPFIARSLKTAPKQNNDCLEWIYTYFNYYPLRSDEMLLFLSYLAHPGPVIRICEKYHKSDKKKNERKYAQSLLKQYWLLKNTEYIVMRIDEMEREKKAQQEAQKETQDS; from the coding sequence ATGAGTGAAAAAAACACGATTAAAAAGTATACCCCCATTTTAGAACCGTATGGAGTCGAGCCTAATTTTGTGGAGGAGTTCGGCAGAATCGTAAAGATATACTGCAGTAAGGGCACATTTGCCCTTAAATCGATAGATCCACATAAAGGCTCTGACTTTATCCGTCATGTCAGGACATTGTACCAAAAGGGATATAATCGAATTGTGCCGATATATCCAACGGTCGATGGAAGATATGCAGTCTTGCATGATCATAAGCTGTATTATTTAATGCCGTGGCTCCCAAATGAAGATCGGGAAAGCTATTTCAAAAAGCATCAGCAGATGTTCAGGGAGCTGGCAAGGCTGCATATACTTTCCTCGAAAGAAGTAAAGGTTGAAAAGGAAGATAGAGAAGAGCATTATGAAAATACTCTTTTGGAACTGGAAAAGGAACAGGAGTTTCTGGATGGTTATATTGAGGAGTGTGAAAACACTGAATATATGTCCCCATTCCAATGGATGTTTTGTATGTATTATCACGACGTAAGGCAAGCGTTGAAATATTCCGAAACAAAGCTGAAGGAATGGTATGAAGAAACAAAGGACGATGAGAAGGCGAGGGTTTCGATCATCCATGGGAAAATCTCACCAGAGCATTTTCTATATGATGAAAAAGGGTACGGTTATTTCACCAATTTTGAGAATGCCAAGTTTGGCTCCCCAAGCCATGACCTGCTTCCGTTTATTGCCAGATCCTTAAAAACAGCTCCAAAGCAGAATAACGATTGCTTAGAATGGATTTATACTTACTTCAATTATTATCCGCTTCGGTCAGATGAAATGCTGCTTTTTTTAAGCTATCTGGCACATCCTGGACCTGTTATTCGGATATGTGAGAAATATCATAAAAGCGATAAAAAAAAGAACGAGCGCAAATATGCGCAAAGCTTGTTAAAACAATATTGGCTCCTGAAGAATACCGAATATATCGTCATGCGGATTGACGAAATGGAACGGGAAAAAAAGGCACAGCAGGAAGCGCAAAAAGAGACCCAAGATTCATAA
- a CDS encoding valine--tRNA ligase, with the protein METNELSMPTKYDPQSIEKGRYDWWLQGKFFEAKSDEEKQPYTIVIPPPNVTGKLHLGHAWDTTLQDILTRMKRMQGYDVLWLPGMDHAGIATQAKVEEKLRANNISRYDLGREKFVEETWKWKEEYASHIREQWSKLGLGLDYSRERFTLDEGLSKAVREVFVSLYNKGLIYRGEYIINWDPATKTALSDIEVIYKDVQGAFYHMKYPLADGSGYIEVATTRPETMLGDSGVAVHPKDERYQHLIGKTVILPIVGREIPIVADDYVEMDFGSGAVKMTPAHDPNDFEVGNRHNLERILVMNEDGTMNERAGKYEGMDRFECRKQIVKDLQEAGVLFKIEEHMHSVGHSERSGAVVEPYLSTQWFVKMQPLADAAIELQNNEEEKVQFVPNRFENTYLHWMENIRDWCISRQLWWGHRIPAWYHKETGEVYVSDKAPSDIENWEQDTDVLDTWFSSALWPFSTLDWPDTEAADFKRYYPTAALVTGYDIIFFWVSRMIFQGLEFTGQRPFNDVLIHGLVRDEQGRKMSKSLGNGVDPMDVIAQYGADSLRYFLSTGSSPGQDLRFSMEKVESTWNFANKIWNASRFALMNMNGLTFEEIDLSGEKSVADKWILTRLNETIETVTRLSDRYEFGEVGRILYNFIWDDFCDWYIEMAKLPLYGEDEAAKLTTRSILAYVLDNTMRLLHPFMPFITEEIWQNLPHEGESITTAAWPEVNTSFTDNKAANDMKLLVEIIRSVRNSRAEVNTPMSKKIKILLKAQDETIKATLAENKAYIERFCNPEELEIATDIAIPDKAMTSVITGVEIILPLEGLINMEEEIARLTKELDKWTKEVDRVQKKLSNEGFVKKAPEKVIAEEKAKEQDYLQKKATVEARIKELKGDA; encoded by the coding sequence ATGGAAACAAATGAACTATCAATGCCAACAAAATATGATCCCCAATCCATTGAAAAAGGACGCTATGATTGGTGGCTGCAAGGTAAATTTTTTGAAGCAAAGTCAGATGAGGAGAAACAGCCTTACACAATCGTTATTCCTCCGCCGAACGTAACAGGAAAGCTTCATTTAGGTCATGCATGGGATACTACTTTGCAAGATATATTGACAAGAATGAAAAGGATGCAAGGCTATGATGTTCTTTGGCTGCCGGGAATGGACCATGCAGGAATCGCTACACAGGCAAAGGTAGAAGAAAAGCTTCGTGCCAACAACATCAGCAGATATGACTTAGGCAGAGAAAAATTTGTTGAAGAGACTTGGAAATGGAAGGAAGAATATGCAAGCCATATTCGTGAGCAATGGTCAAAGCTTGGACTTGGGCTAGACTATTCAAGAGAGCGATTCACTCTTGATGAAGGGCTGTCAAAGGCAGTTCGTGAGGTATTTGTTTCTCTTTATAACAAGGGCTTAATCTACCGCGGTGAATATATCATCAACTGGGATCCTGCTACAAAAACAGCTCTTTCTGATATCGAGGTTATTTATAAAGATGTTCAAGGTGCTTTCTATCATATGAAATACCCGCTTGCAGATGGTTCTGGCTATATTGAGGTTGCTACGACTCGTCCAGAAACAATGCTTGGAGATTCTGGTGTTGCTGTTCATCCAAAGGATGAAAGATATCAGCATTTAATCGGAAAAACAGTTATCCTGCCAATCGTTGGAAGAGAAATACCGATTGTAGCAGATGACTATGTGGAAATGGACTTTGGTTCTGGTGCAGTTAAAATGACACCTGCACATGACCCGAACGACTTTGAGGTAGGTAATCGTCATAATCTTGAACGCATTCTTGTTATGAACGAAGATGGCACAATGAACGAACGTGCTGGCAAGTATGAAGGCATGGACCGCTTCGAATGCCGCAAGCAAATTGTCAAAGACCTTCAAGAGGCAGGCGTTCTATTCAAAATTGAAGAGCATATGCATTCTGTTGGACATTCAGAGCGCAGCGGTGCAGTTGTTGAGCCATACCTTTCTACACAATGGTTCGTTAAAATGCAGCCATTGGCAGATGCAGCTATTGAATTGCAAAATAATGAAGAAGAGAAAGTTCAATTCGTTCCAAACCGTTTTGAGAATACGTATTTGCACTGGATGGAAAACATCCGTGACTGGTGTATTTCTCGTCAGCTTTGGTGGGGACATCGCATACCAGCTTGGTATCATAAAGAAACAGGTGAAGTATATGTTAGCGACAAGGCTCCTAGCGATATCGAAAATTGGGAGCAAGATACAGATGTATTGGATACATGGTTCAGCTCCGCTTTATGGCCGTTTTCAACATTGGATTGGCCAGATACAGAAGCTGCTGACTTTAAACGTTATTATCCAACAGCAGCACTTGTAACAGGCTATGATATTATTTTCTTCTGGGTTTCTCGCATGATTTTCCAAGGCTTGGAGTTTACAGGTCAAAGACCGTTTAACGATGTATTGATTCATGGACTTGTTCGTGATGAGCAAGGCAGAAAAATGAGTAAATCATTAGGTAACGGTGTTGATCCGATGGATGTTATCGCACAATATGGTGCTGACTCCTTACGCTACTTCTTGTCAACTGGAAGCTCACCAGGTCAAGATTTACGCTTCAGCATGGAGAAGGTTGAGTCCACTTGGAACTTTGCTAATAAAATTTGGAACGCATCTCGATTCGCACTAATGAACATGAACGGATTAACTTTCGAAGAAATCGACTTGTCTGGAGAGAAATCTGTTGCAGATAAATGGATTCTGACACGTTTGAATGAAACAATTGAAACAGTAACACGTCTGTCTGACCGTTATGAGTTCGGTGAAGTTGGCCGTATTCTTTATAACTTCATTTGGGATGATTTCTGTGACTGGTATATTGAAATGGCGAAGCTGCCTTTATATGGAGAGGACGAAGCTGCAAAGCTGACAACACGTTCGATTCTTGCTTATGTATTAGACAATACAATGAGATTGCTGCATCCATTCATGCCATTCATCACAGAAGAAATCTGGCAAAACCTGCCGCATGAAGGTGAATCAATCACAACTGCAGCATGGCCAGAGGTTAATACTAGCTTTACTGATAACAAGGCTGCTAATGATATGAAGCTGCTTGTGGAAATCATACGTTCTGTAAGAAACAGCCGTGCAGAAGTTAACACACCGATGAGCAAGAAAATCAAAATTCTTCTTAAGGCACAGGATGAGACAATTAAAGCAACATTAGCAGAAAATAAAGCATATATTGAGCGCTTCTGTAACCCAGAAGAATTGGAGATTGCAACAGATATCGCAATCCCTGATAAGGCAATGACTTCTGTTATTACTGGTGTAGAGATCATCCTTCCACTTGAAGGACTTATCAATATGGAAGAAGAAATTGCCCGTCTCACAAAAGAGCTTGATAAATGGACGAAAGAAGTAGACAGGGTTCAAAAGAAATTAAGCAATGAAGGCTTTGTAAAAAAGGCTCCGGAAAAAGTCATTGCAGAAGAAAAAGCAAAAGAACAGGACTATCTGCAAAAGAAAGCAACTGTTGAAGCACGAATCAAAGAATTAAAGGGCGATGCATAA
- a CDS encoding bifunctional folylpolyglutamate synthase/dihydrofolate synthase: MFQTYEEALQWIHGRLRLGIKPGLTRMHMMMEKLGFPEKKIKTIHIGGTNGKGSTVTYLRSILESAGLTVGTFTSPYIEQFNERISINGVPITDEEIMKLANVLFPIVVEMDKEELGGPTEFEIITAMSFYYFANVQTPDIVLYEVGLGGRFDSTNIIHPLLSIITSIGLDHTAILGETYGEIAFEKAGIIKANTPIIAAVKQAEAKDVIVRRAQEEAAPYYLLGKHFAVENYQSNEDGESFTFKTAAAKLTNLQIGMLGEHQVENASLAVMAAMQLKEELCLSEDHIQKGLLHARWTGRLDVLSKHPYVLVDGAHNQEGIEALVEVLESRYKEKRKSILFAALSDKKTDKMIGKLDNAADDITFTSFDFPRAATGEALYSESHHSNKFFTNDWKKAITDKLEVMNENEMLVITGSLYFLANVLAYFKEQNLGEK, encoded by the coding sequence ATGTTTCAGACGTATGAAGAGGCATTGCAGTGGATACATGGCAGACTGCGCCTTGGCATCAAGCCTGGATTGACAAGAATGCATATGATGATGGAAAAGCTTGGTTTTCCTGAGAAAAAAATCAAGACTATTCATATTGGCGGTACAAATGGGAAAGGATCAACTGTTACCTACTTAAGAAGTATATTGGAAAGTGCTGGTTTAACGGTAGGAACCTTTACATCTCCTTACATTGAGCAATTTAATGAAAGAATCAGCATTAATGGTGTTCCAATAACAGATGAGGAAATTATGAAGCTGGCTAATGTCCTCTTCCCGATTGTTGTGGAAATGGACAAGGAGGAATTAGGTGGACCGACAGAATTCGAAATTATTACTGCCATGTCGTTTTACTATTTCGCAAATGTTCAAACACCAGATATAGTCTTATACGAAGTCGGTCTTGGCGGACGTTTTGATTCAACTAATATTATCCATCCATTACTATCTATTATTACAAGTATTGGTCTTGACCATACTGCTATTTTAGGAGAAACATATGGTGAAATAGCCTTTGAAAAAGCAGGTATCATCAAGGCAAACACACCAATTATTGCAGCAGTTAAGCAAGCGGAAGCAAAGGATGTAATTGTGAGACGGGCGCAGGAGGAAGCTGCTCCATATTATTTATTAGGAAAGCATTTTGCAGTGGAGAACTACCAATCAAATGAAGATGGTGAAAGCTTTACATTCAAAACAGCGGCAGCTAAACTTACTAATTTGCAGATTGGCATGCTTGGGGAGCACCAGGTAGAGAATGCATCTTTAGCTGTTATGGCAGCAATGCAGCTAAAAGAAGAGCTGTGTTTAAGTGAAGACCATATTCAAAAAGGATTGCTTCATGCGAGGTGGACAGGCAGACTGGATGTATTATCAAAGCATCCGTATGTACTTGTTGATGGAGCCCATAATCAGGAAGGGATAGAAGCATTAGTTGAAGTACTAGAATCAAGATATAAGGAGAAGAGGAAAAGCATTTTATTTGCTGCATTGTCAGACAAAAAAACGGATAAAATGATAGGGAAGCTTGATAATGCGGCAGATGATATAACATTCACAAGCTTTGATTTCCCAAGGGCAGCAACAGGGGAGGCTTTGTATTCCGAAAGTCATCATTCAAATAAATTCTTTACGAATGATTGGAAAAAAGCAATCACAGACAAGCTAGAAGTAATGAACGAAAATGAAATGCTTGTAATAACAGGTTCCCTTTATTTCTTAGCAAATGTACTTGCGTACTTTAAGGAGCAAAATTTAGGAGAAAAGTAA